The following coding sequences lie in one Carassius carassius chromosome 1, fCarCar2.1, whole genome shotgun sequence genomic window:
- the LOC132156635 gene encoding zinc finger protein 585A-like isoform X1 encodes MVFVKEENMSEPETWSIKQEEPETWRIKHEEPETWRIKQDQGELIEENVENEELREVEEKNHVETGEKHLSCSQTRQKDLKKIKAKKSFTCPQCGKSFTSKTSLERHMKIHTGAKLYSCDQCGQIFLRASDLKEHLKVHTPDKPHSCSLSGKGFSQPIHLKGNQKMHTAVREYVCSECEKTFTTASSLKQHQMIHTGEKPYKCSHCDKRFRDLTHLKIHERIHTGEKLFTCDQCGKSFAQTGQLTEHMKVHTGEKPFTCDQCGKRFTQSSNLKSHMKIHTGEKLYSCDECDKTFLRASDLKNHLRVHTKEKPHSCHLCGKSFSCLQYLTLHQKIHAAVRQYMCFECEKTFTTARCLKQHHRIHTGEKPYECAHCDKRFSVSSNLKTHERIHTGEKPYHCTECGKSFKHSSALHRHTKQIHKLIEENVENEKLSEVEEKNHVKTGEKHLSCSQTRQKDLKKIKAKKSFTCPQCGKSLTSKTSLERHMKIHTGVKLYSCDQCGQIFLRASDLKEHLKVHTPDKPHSCSLSGKGFSQPIHLKGNQKMQTGVREYVCSECEKTFTTASSLKQHQMIHTGEKPYKCSHCDKRFRDLTHLKIHERIHTGEKLFTCDQCGKSFAQTGQLTEHMKVHTGEKPFTCDQCGKRFTQSAHLKSHMKIHTGEKLYSCDQCGKSFTQKGSLRVHMRVHTGEKLYKCNLCGQSFMQLSTLNDHRNIHTGEKPYSCVECNKTFLRASDLKNHLRVHTKEKPHSCHLCGKSFSCLQYLTVHQKIHAAVREFMCFECEKTFTTAKCLKLHQRIHTGEKPYECAHCDKRFSVSSNLKKHERIHTGEKPYECAHCDKRFSVSSNLIKHERIHTGEKPYHCTTCGKCFNNSSALHRHTKNIHKLIEETEENKESSELEEKNQVKIGDKI; translated from the exons ATGGTGTTTGTTAAAGAGGAGAACAtgagtgaaccagaaacctggagcataaaacaagaggaaccagaaacctggagaataaaacacgaggaaccagaaacctggagaataaaacaggatcaaggag AGTTAATTGAAGAAAATGTGGAGAATGAAGAACTGCGTGAAGTTGAGGAGAAAAATCATGTCGAAACAGGAGAAAAACATTTGAGTTGCTCTCAAACCAGacagaaagatttaaagaaaataaaagccaagaaatctttcacctgtcctcagtgtggaaagagttttacatcCAAAACAAGTCTTGAACGTCACATGAAGATCCACACTGGAGCAAAACTGTACTCATGTGATCAGTGCGGTCAAATATTTTTGAGGGCTTCTGATCTGAAGGAACACCTGAAAGTTCATACACCGGACAAGCCACATTCATGTAGCTTGTCAGGAAAGGGTTTTTCACAGCCAATACATTTAAAAGGTAATCAGAAAATGCATACTGCTGTGAGAGAGTACGTGTGCTCtgagtgtgaaaagacttttactACAGCAAGCAGTTTAAAACAGCACCagatgattcacactggagaaaaaccttataagtgttcacactgtgacaagagattcagagATTTAACACATCTGAAaatacatgagaggatccacactggagaaaaactgttcacatgtgatcagtgcgggaagagttttgcACAAACAGGACAACTTACAGAGCATATGAAGGTTCATACTGGAGAAAAGCCATTCACTTGTGATCAATGCGGGAAGAGATTCACACAATCATCAAACCTTAAGAGCCACATgaagatccacactggagagaagctgtACTCATGTGATGAATGTGACAAAACATTTTTGAGGGCTTCAGACCTGAAGAATCACCTGAGAGTTCATACAAAGGAGAAGccacattcatgtcatttgtgtggaaagagtttttcatgTTTACAATATTTAACTCTGCACCAGAAAATACATGCTGCTGTTAGACAGTACATGTGTTTcgagtgtgaaaagacttttactACAGCAAGGTGTTTAAAACAGCACCataggattcacactggagagaaaccttatgagtgtgcacactgtgacaagagattcagtgtgtcatcaaatctgaaaacacatgagaggattcacactggagagaaaccgtatcactgcactgaatgtgggaagagtttcaaaCATTCATCTGCTCTACACAGACATACAAAACAAATTCACA AGTTAATTGAAGAAAATGTGGAGAATGAAAAACTGAGTGAAGTTGAGGAGAAAAATCATGTCAAAACAGGAGAAAAACATTTGAGTTGCTCTCAAACCAGacagaaagatttaaagaaaataaaagccaagaaatctttcacctgtcctcagtgtggaaagagtttgacATCCAAAACAAGTCTTGAACGTCACATGAAGATCCACACTGGAGTAAAACTGTACTCATGTGATCAGTGCGGTCAAATATTTTTGAGGGCTTCTGATCTGAAGGAACACCTGAAAGTTCATACACCGGACAAGCCACATTCATGTAGCTTGTCAGGAAAGGGTTTTTCACAGCCAATACATTTAAAAGGTAATCAGAAAATGCAAACTGGTGTGAGAGAGTACGTGTGCTCtgagtgtgaaaagacttttactACAGCAAGCAGTTTAAAACAGCACCagatgattcacactggagaaaaaccttataagtgttcgcactgtgacaagagattcagagATTTAACACATCTGAAaatacatgagaggatccacactggagaaaaactgttcacatgtgatcagtgcgggaagagttttgcACAAACAGGACAACTTACAGAGCATATGAAGGTTCATACTGGAGAAAAGCCATTCACTTGTGATCAATGCGGGAAGAGATTCACACAGTCAGCACATCTTAAGAGCCACATgaaaatccacactggagagaaactgtactcatgtgatcagtgcgggaagagtttcacacaaaAAGGAAGCCTTAGGGTACAtatgagagttcatactggagagaaactgtACAAATGTAATCTTTGTGGACAGAGTTTCATGCAGTTATCAACCCTTAATGATCACAGaaacatccacactggagagaaaccgtactcATGTgttgaatgcaacaaaacatttTTGAGGGCTTCAGATCTGAAGAATCACCTGAGAGTTCATACAAAGGAGAAGccacattcatgtcatttgtgtggaaagagtttttcatgTTTACAATATTTAACCGTGCACCAGAAAATACATGCTGCTGTGAGAGAGttcatgtgctttgagtgtgaaaaaACGTTTACTACAGCAAAGTGTTTAAAACTGCaccagaggattcacactggagaaaaaccttatGAGTgtgcacactgtgacaagagattcagtgtgtcatcaaatctgaaaaaacacgagaggatccacactggagaaaaaccttacgAGTgtgcacactgtgacaagagattcagtgtgtcatcaaATCTGATaaaacatgagaggattcacactggagagaaaccgtatcacTGCACTACATGTGGGAAGTGTTTCAATAATTCATCTGCTCTACACAGACATACAAAAAACATTCACA agcTGATCGAAGAAACCGAGGAGAATAAAGAATCAAGTGAACTCGAGGAGAAAAATCAAGTCAAAATTGGAGACAAAATTTAG
- the LOC132156635 gene encoding zinc finger protein 91-like isoform X2, with translation MVFVKEENMSEPETWSIKQEEPETWRIKHEEPETWRIKQDQGELIEENVENEELREVEEKNHVETGEKHLSCSQTRQKDLKKIKAKKSFTCPQCGKSFTSKTSLERHMKIHTGAKLYSCDQCGQIFLRASDLKEHLKVHTPDKPHSCSLSGKGFSQPIHLKGNQKMHTAVREYVCSECEKTFTTASSLKQHQMIHTGEKPYKCSHCDKRFRDLTHLKIHERIHTGEKLFTCDQCGKSFAQTGQLTEHMKVHTGEKPFTCDQCGKRFTQSSNLKSHMKIHTGEKLYSCDECDKTFLRASDLKNHLRVHTKEKPHSCHLCGKSFSCLQYLTLHQKIHAAVRQYMCFECEKTFTTARCLKQHHRIHTGEKPYECAHCDKRFSVSSNLKTHERIHTGEKPYHCTECGKSFKHSSALHRHTKQIHKLIEENVENEKLSEVEEKNHVKTGEKHLSCSQTRQKDLKKIKAKKSFTCPQCGKSLTSKTSLERHMKIHTGVKLYSCDQCGQIFLRASDLKEHLKVHTPDKPHSCSLSGKGFSQPIHLKGNQKMQTGVREYVCSECEKTFTTASSLKQHQMIHTGEKPYKCSHCDKRFRDLTHLKIHERIHTGEKLFTCDQCGKSFAQTGQLTEHMKVHTGEKPFTCDQCGKRFTQSAHLKSHMKIHTGEKLYSCDQCGKSFTQKGSLRVHMRVHTGEKLYKCNLCGQSFMQLSTLNDHRNIHTGEKPYSCVECNKTFLRASDLKNHLRVHTKEKPHSCHLCGKSFSCLQYLTVHQKIHAAVREFMCFECEKTFTTAKCLKLHQRIHTGEKPYECAHCDKRFSVSSNLKKHERIHTGEKPYECAHCDKRFSVSSNLIKHERIHTGEKPYHCTTCGKCFNNSSALHRHTKNIHTLLENYRPVSLLPFIRKDT, from the exons ATGGTGTTTGTTAAAGAGGAGAACAtgagtgaaccagaaacctggagcataaaacaagaggaaccagaaacctggagaataaaacacgaggaaccagaaacctggagaataaaacaggatcaaggag AGTTAATTGAAGAAAATGTGGAGAATGAAGAACTGCGTGAAGTTGAGGAGAAAAATCATGTCGAAACAGGAGAAAAACATTTGAGTTGCTCTCAAACCAGacagaaagatttaaagaaaataaaagccaagaaatctttcacctgtcctcagtgtggaaagagttttacatcCAAAACAAGTCTTGAACGTCACATGAAGATCCACACTGGAGCAAAACTGTACTCATGTGATCAGTGCGGTCAAATATTTTTGAGGGCTTCTGATCTGAAGGAACACCTGAAAGTTCATACACCGGACAAGCCACATTCATGTAGCTTGTCAGGAAAGGGTTTTTCACAGCCAATACATTTAAAAGGTAATCAGAAAATGCATACTGCTGTGAGAGAGTACGTGTGCTCtgagtgtgaaaagacttttactACAGCAAGCAGTTTAAAACAGCACCagatgattcacactggagaaaaaccttataagtgttcacactgtgacaagagattcagagATTTAACACATCTGAAaatacatgagaggatccacactggagaaaaactgttcacatgtgatcagtgcgggaagagttttgcACAAACAGGACAACTTACAGAGCATATGAAGGTTCATACTGGAGAAAAGCCATTCACTTGTGATCAATGCGGGAAGAGATTCACACAATCATCAAACCTTAAGAGCCACATgaagatccacactggagagaagctgtACTCATGTGATGAATGTGACAAAACATTTTTGAGGGCTTCAGACCTGAAGAATCACCTGAGAGTTCATACAAAGGAGAAGccacattcatgtcatttgtgtggaaagagtttttcatgTTTACAATATTTAACTCTGCACCAGAAAATACATGCTGCTGTTAGACAGTACATGTGTTTcgagtgtgaaaagacttttactACAGCAAGGTGTTTAAAACAGCACCataggattcacactggagagaaaccttatgagtgtgcacactgtgacaagagattcagtgtgtcatcaaatctgaaaacacatgagaggattcacactggagagaaaccgtatcactgcactgaatgtgggaagagtttcaaaCATTCATCTGCTCTACACAGACATACAAAACAAATTCACA AGTTAATTGAAGAAAATGTGGAGAATGAAAAACTGAGTGAAGTTGAGGAGAAAAATCATGTCAAAACAGGAGAAAAACATTTGAGTTGCTCTCAAACCAGacagaaagatttaaagaaaataaaagccaagaaatctttcacctgtcctcagtgtggaaagagtttgacATCCAAAACAAGTCTTGAACGTCACATGAAGATCCACACTGGAGTAAAACTGTACTCATGTGATCAGTGCGGTCAAATATTTTTGAGGGCTTCTGATCTGAAGGAACACCTGAAAGTTCATACACCGGACAAGCCACATTCATGTAGCTTGTCAGGAAAGGGTTTTTCACAGCCAATACATTTAAAAGGTAATCAGAAAATGCAAACTGGTGTGAGAGAGTACGTGTGCTCtgagtgtgaaaagacttttactACAGCAAGCAGTTTAAAACAGCACCagatgattcacactggagaaaaaccttataagtgttcgcactgtgacaagagattcagagATTTAACACATCTGAAaatacatgagaggatccacactggagaaaaactgttcacatgtgatcagtgcgggaagagttttgcACAAACAGGACAACTTACAGAGCATATGAAGGTTCATACTGGAGAAAAGCCATTCACTTGTGATCAATGCGGGAAGAGATTCACACAGTCAGCACATCTTAAGAGCCACATgaaaatccacactggagagaaactgtactcatgtgatcagtgcgggaagagtttcacacaaaAAGGAAGCCTTAGGGTACAtatgagagttcatactggagagaaactgtACAAATGTAATCTTTGTGGACAGAGTTTCATGCAGTTATCAACCCTTAATGATCACAGaaacatccacactggagagaaaccgtactcATGTgttgaatgcaacaaaacatttTTGAGGGCTTCAGATCTGAAGAATCACCTGAGAGTTCATACAAAGGAGAAGccacattcatgtcatttgtgtggaaagagtttttcatgTTTACAATATTTAACCGTGCACCAGAAAATACATGCTGCTGTGAGAGAGttcatgtgctttgagtgtgaaaaaACGTTTACTACAGCAAAGTGTTTAAAACTGCaccagaggattcacactggagaaaaaccttatGAGTgtgcacactgtgacaagagattcagtgtgtcatcaaatctgaaaaaacacgagaggatccacactggagaaaaaccttacgAGTgtgcacactgtgacaagagattcagtgtgtcatcaaATCTGATaaaacatgagaggattcacactggagagaaaccgtatcacTGCACTACATGTGGGAAGTGTTTCAATAATTCATCTGCTCTACACAGACATACAAAAAACATTCACA cacttcttgaaaactacagaccggtatcacttcttccattcattcgcaaagacacttga
- the LOC132094578 gene encoding zinc finger protein 239-like, which yields MKPTEDTEEQTDLNEEIKIKEELSEVEVKNHAKTGENPLRCSQTKQKALKKRGPKKSFTCTQCGKSLTNKHHVVLHMRVHTGEKPFTCDQCGKSFARSANLKRHMNVHTGEKPYKCSHCDKRFSRSSNLKTHKRIHTGEKPYTCDQCGKSFTIKGRLRDHMRIHTGEKLFTCDQCGKNFTQSSNLKDHRNIHTREKLYSCDECDKTFLRTSDLKKHLRVHSNVKPHSCHLCGKSFSCLENAKKHQKVHTGVRDHVCFECGRTFTTVEHLKLHWRIHTGEKPYKCSYCDKRFSRSGTLKIHERIHTGEKPYKCSHCDKRFSASGDLKTHERIHTGEKPYHCTECGKRFNYASSLHIHTKKHSQ from the exons ATGAAACCCACTGAAgatactgaagaacaaacag atttgaaTGAAGAAATCAAGATAAAAGAAGAACTGAGTGAAGTTGAGGTGAAAAATCATGCTAAAACTGGAGAAAATCCTTTGCGTTGCTCTCAAACCAAACAGAAAGCTTTAAAGAAAAGAGGCCCAAAGAAATCCTTCACCTGCactcaatgtggaaagagtttgacAAACAAACATCATGTTGTgcttcacatgagagttcacactggagaaaaaccattcacatgtgatcagtgcgggaagagtttcgcAAGATCAGCAAACCTTAAGAGACACATGAATGTCCACacaggagagaaaccttacaagtgttcacactgtgacaagagattcagtcggtcatcaaatctgaaaacacacaagaggatccacactggagagaaaccgtacacatgtgatcagtgcgggaagagttttacAATAAAAGGACGTCTTCGAGACCAtatgaggatccacactggagagaaactttTCACTTGTGATCAATGCGGGAAGAATTTCACACAATCATCAAACCTTAAAGATCACAGGAACATTCACACCAGAGAGAAACTGTACTCATGTGATGAATGTGACAAAACATTTTTGAGGACTTCAGATCTGAAAAAACACCTGAGAGTTCATTCGAATGTGAAGCCACactcatgtcatttgtgtggaaaaaGCTTTTCATGtttagaaaatgcaaaaaaacatcagaaagtacatactggtgtgagagaCCATGTGTGCTTTGAGTGTGGAAGGACTTTTACTACAGTTGAACATTTAAAACTGCACtggaggattcacactggagagaaaccttataagtgttcatactgtgacaagagattcagtcggtcaggaaccctgaaaatacatgagaggatccacactggagagaaaccgtacaagtgttcacactgtgacaagagattcagtgcttCTGGAgacctgaaaacacatgagaggatccacactggagaaaaaccgtATCACTGCACTGAATGTGGGAAGCGTTTTAATTATGCATCTTCTCTACACATTCatacaaaaaaacattcacagtAA